Proteins encoded together in one Phyllostomus discolor isolate MPI-MPIP mPhyDis1 chromosome 6, mPhyDis1.pri.v3, whole genome shotgun sequence window:
- the IL36B gene encoding interleukin-36 beta, with the protein MVWVLEGSSLIAVPSSSNVKPVVISSLPCTDANVPVEGKGSLIYLGIMDIDLCLFCAEIEGQPTLQLKDKKIMDLYRENEAQLPFLFLHSIEGSTSTFQSVAYPSWFIATSSEAGQPVILTKERGKTYNTNFFFSSWTGFQ; encoded by the exons ATGGTGTGGGTCCTGGAGGGAAGCTCTTTAATTGCAGTTCCTTCTAGCAGCAATGTCAAACCTG TCGTCATTTCCTCACTACCATGCACAGACGCAAACGTCCCTGTTGAAGGAAAAGGCAGCCTGATATACTTGGGAATCATGGACATAGACCTCTGTTTGTTCTGTGCAGAAATTGAGGGCCAGCCTACTTTGCAGCTTAAG GATAAAAAGATAATGGACCTGTACAGGGAGAATGAAGCGCAGCTGCCCTTTCTCTTTCTGCACAGCATAGAGGGCTCCACCTCCACCTTCCAGTCGGTCGCCTACCCCAGCTGGTTCATAGCCACTTCCTCTGAGGCGGGACAGCCTGTCATCCTCACCAAGGAGAGGGGCAAAACTTACAACACCAACTTCTTTTTCAGTTCTTGGACGGGATTTCAGTAA